In Falco biarmicus isolate bFalBia1 chromosome 5, bFalBia1.pri, whole genome shotgun sequence, a single genomic region encodes these proteins:
- the BTG1 gene encoding protein BTG1, translating to MHPALYTRASMMREIAAAVAFISKFLRTKGLMNERQLQTFSQSLQELLAEHYKHHWFPEKPCKGSGYRCIRINHKMDPLIGQAAQRIGLSSQELFQLLPSELTLWVDPYEVSYRIGEDGSICVLYEAAPAGGSQNNTNVQMVDSRISCKEELLLGRTSPSKSYNMMTVSG from the exons atGCATCCCGCCCTGTACACCCGGGCCAGCATGATGCGCGAGATCGCCGCGGCCGTGGCCTTCATCTCCAAGTTCTTGCGGACCAAGGGGCTGATGAACGAGCGGCAGCTGCAGACCTTCAGCCAgagcctgcaggagctgctggcag aACATTATAAACACCACTGGTTCCCAGAAAAGCCGTGCAAGGGATCAGGTTACCGATGTATCCGGATCAACCATAAAATGGATCCTCTCATTGGACAGGCAGCACAGCGTATTGGATTGAGCAGTCAGGAACTGTTCCAGCTTCTTCCGAGCGAACTCACTCTATGGGTTGACCCGTATGAAGTGTCTTACCGTATTGGAGAGGATGGCTCAATCTGTGTGCTGTATGAAGCTGCACCAGCAGGAGGTAGCCAAAATAACACCAACGTGCAAATGGTAGACAGCAGAATAAGCTGTAAGGAGGAACTTCTCTTGGGCAGAACTAGCCCTTCCAAAAGCTACAATATGATGACTGTATCAGGTTAA